In Pan troglodytes isolate AG18354 chromosome 20, NHGRI_mPanTro3-v2.0_pri, whole genome shotgun sequence, the genomic window cacctccatctCCTCCCCTGAAGGGCTGTGCTGAGTACCAGCTGCCAGGGCATGTGATGGAGCCCCAAGAGCCAGGGCTGTGTATATCATGAAGGGGGTGGGGACTCAGAGCCCCCTGCTGTCCTGCCTCCTGCCGTGGGCCTCCCGCGATGGCAGTGAGCAGGTCAGGAGTCAGGCTGCATTTAGGACGAGTTTCTAGCAGGCTCAGGGGCACCTCCCTACCTGTGAGCCCGGAAAGCATGTATAGGTTCCACATCTAGCGCCGCATTCCTGTGGGATGACAGAGGAGCCTGATGTCACTGAGACCCTGTCACCCCCGTCCCCAGATGCCCCTGCCCCCGGCTCTGAGCTTGCTGCCCTCACTTCTTGGCCGTGACCGCCTTCTGCAGGTTCCAGAGCTTGAGCGTGCCATCCTCGGAGGCGGTGAGCAGAGCCGACTGGCTGTGGTGGAAGGCCAGGGAACGAATGCCGTCGTAGTGCGAGCGCAGGGTGAACTTGGGGTTCCACGTCTTCTTAAAAGCATCTTTGCTGTCAGAcagctggggttggggggagcTGCCTCAGTGTCTTCGCATCCATCCCAGCAGTCATGCAGACACCGACACCCAGGGCTTGAGGCCCCCTGTCTTCCACCCATATGACCCTGGCAGGAATGCCCTCAGAGCCTGGGCTCCAGCCGGgacctctctccttcctctgctgGGCAGAGTCTCCATGCTCGCCCAACAAGTCCCCACACTGTGCTGGGTTCTGGAGAGACAAAGGTGAGCCTGACCCCTTGGGGTCTTGCAGTTGAGAGGAAGGGGAATGGGGGACACAACTGGACCATCCCACAAGTGTGCAGGATCATCAGCCATGAGCAGGGCAATGAATTAAAGATGCACAGAGAGACATCAGGCAGCCTGCCCTCCTCCCTGGGGGCCACTGAGGCTTTCCTGAGGAAGCACGAGCCAGCAGGACTTCACCAGATAAGGAGAGGGCCCTGGAGAGGGAAAGGGCCCgtgcagaggccctgaggcagCAAGGGCGAGCCCAGGCCTGAGAGGTCAGTGGTACAGGCTGCACGAGGCAAGGAGAGTGGCAGGGGATGAGACAGGTGCTGGGTGGTGAGCCCCGGAGGAATGCGCATTTCATCCTAAGAAAAAGCCTCAGAGAAACAAGGAGCCGGGGAAGTGTTTAGAGCAGGGGAACGACATGGCTTATTCCTGCCACCCCTGAGAGGCTCAGATTAGGGGCAGGTAAAAGTAGCCATAgacggggcacagtggctcacgcctgtaatcccagaactttgggaggccaaggcaggacgatcatttgaccccaggagttcgagaccagcctgggtaacatagggagatcccctcgaggagcaaaaaaaaaaaaaggtagcctCAGAGAAAGAGGTTGAGAGGCCAGGAAGTCCCAGGGGAGATGAGGGCATGGAGACCAGACACGTGACCATGAAGGGGAGGCAGTGCACACGTGGGAAAGCTGTGGGGGCCTCTGTCCACCACGCTGCATGCGCCCTGGTGCCGCTCACCCAGCAGGGGACCCGGAGAGGGCCAGGTTCAGGAGAGATGACGAGCAGAGTACCAGGCAAGCCTCAGCACCATGCCCCAAGATGGGCTCCCAGCTGACGTCCCTGCCTTAGCTGTCCCTTCTGCCACAGTTCTTTAGGGTCAGAGGATCTGCTACTGTGTGGTTCACTCACCCCCTCCCCTAGCGGGGCTCAGAACACTGTACTTCCCCATGATGAAATGACATCTCGGGGCGTGCAGAGGGACCCCATGGCACACTCCACTTCTCAGGCCTCTGCTCTGACCCCCCTTCCTGAATCTCACAGCAGTCCCCACCCAGCCTTGCTAGGGTCACCAACACTGGAAATCCCATTCTGTCACAGTAAAATGTGCACATACACCCACACCAAAAGCTCCCAGCTGGCCAAAGGCTCCCAGATGGCCAGAGGCTCCCAGCTGGCCAGAGGCCCGTGCACTGAGGCCCGGAACATTTCATTTCAGCCCAGCTGCCCATTCACACTAGATTGGCCTGACTTGGCAGAGCAGGGGGTGGCTACAGGTCATCTTCCTGCATTCCAAATCACCAGGGTGGGAGGGGCACTGAGTGGAGGAGCCGTGGAACTGTGATTAAGACACAGGCTCCAGAGTCTTCCAGGCCCTGCGCCTTGGCGACCGCAGTCAAGTCCCTCCACCGTCTACATCTGCACCCCTCTGTGAAACAGGATGAGCAGGGCATGGGCGGCACCCAGTCAGAGCTTGCAGGGGCTGGCCCTGGGCGCAATGCCAATGGGGACAGTGTGGGGGGCACCCGGAGAACTTACATCGCAGCTGAGGTCGTTGTCATTGGTGACGGTGAGATCTGCCAAGTCCCCCAGGCTCACCTCCCCGCCCCCGATAGTGTCCATGATGAAGACGTCTGAGGAGAAGCCAAAGGAACCtggtagggggaggggagggaggggcagagagggccagggagagagagaatgacagagagaggcagagaaagagataaagagcaagagagagagacagggagaggacaAGATGAAGAATCACAgctggaaagagacagagagacagacagggcaggacagacaaaaagagagggagacagacagacagacgaaCTTTtggggcagggaggctgcagactGGAGGCTGGGCCTCGACCCTGAAGACACAGAAGCCCTGGGCTCAGCTCTGCAGCCTCCCTCTGCCATGGGCCCGCAGGACTGGAACCAGGTGGGGGGTGCCTCTTACCTTCATGTGGCCGGGGCTGGGGTGTGCCAGGAGGCGGGCCAGTCACTTTTGGGGGCAGCCCATCCACATCCCGCAGGTCAGCCAGAATGCCTTGGAGTTTGACCCGACGGCTTTCTGCAGGGTCGAGGCATAGGGCCGGAGTCGCCCAGCAGTTTCAACCCAGTCTGGCATAGGTGACGCCTTCCCCACACTGAGGGCCCCCTGCCACTCTGTGGGGCTGTGAAGCTCTGGCCCCGGGGGAGGGGGGGAATGGGCAGAGGAGAGGAGGTTGATTGGGCCCCTCCGTGGGGCAGTGGGCAGGTCACTGCCTTGCCTAGGCCTCAGGCCCCAGCCACCCATCCCACGTATCCTGAGAGCCCTCCTAGCTGGGAGTCACAGGACAGGGAGGAAGATGCGGCCCTCCCACCTGCCTCTCCCCTACTGGGTCCTCATCCTGTTCCCTCCTTGAGGCCAGCCAGAGCTGGACGCCCGCCCTGGAGGGCTGGCGGCCCCATTTCAGGAAGAGCCAGGACTGCCTGCGTCTCCATGGGGATTTTccagggaaggggtgaggggccGGCAGCCATGACCTGGGCCTCCTGCTCTCCTTGGCTACCCTCCTCTCAGGAAACATATCCGTCCGGTAGAGAGACCCTGTACAGGAAGCAGCTGCAGGCAGCTGAGCCTGCTCCCACCCCCTCGGTGGGGAAGGCAAGCGGGGGCTGGCCAGAAAACGTCAGCTCACCCAGCTCATGGGGGCTCCCATCCACAGTGCACCGCCGAGGGTCTGGAGCCCCTTCCCCATcctctcctgagcccaggaaatcaaacTCATTGATAGCATCCTCAGAGTCGTCTTCCTCATCCTCGTCTTCCATTTCAGGCACCAGAGCCTTGGATGGGAGCTGGCGCATGGAGAAAGCCAGACAAGTCAGGGGGCCTCTTGTCCAGAGACTAAGCCACCTCCGTGCCTAGGAACAGATAAGCCGGGGCTCTGGGCCCGTCTCTGTTCATGGGGCTGCCTCAGCCGCCAGCCAGCTGCCCTGGAGCGCCCCCTGCTGGGCCTTGGACAGTTGCTACCACTAGGGCCGGTTGGCCTGACCCCACCCTCACGCAGTCCTTCCCCTAGCCAGGGCTCAGCCTGCTCCAGTCCCCCAGCAAGGTGCCTCGGATGAAGAAAAGTCAGATAATGCAACAATCTGCCTGCAGGGAGGGCAGATATGCACTGGTGTCCGTGTGTGAATATATGGAGGTGCAAACAAGTGAGGATGAATGGACCACAGCATTGCAGCGATAAACACAGCACCAGCAGCCGTGCTGGCACAAGAGCAAATTCCACTCACTGAATGACCACTGACTACCCCTCGCAGACACGACTTCACTTAACCCCCAACCCTGCGAACAGCTACCGTGAACACTGTCATTATCATTCCCACATTACGGGCCAGGAGACAGGCTGAGCAGCAGGAACCCACTTGCCCTAGGTCACCAAAGCCAAGCTCTGCCCACTGTGAACTCCTCCAGGGCGTGGCTGGCCCCTTCCACATGTCAGCCCCCCAGGCTGAGTTTGGCAACACCTCTCAGGCACCAGTGAGGGGCCAGCCTCTGACCTGCATGGGGGGGACCAGAGGGAAGGGGCATGGAGAAGACCTAGGGCCAAGGTTTATTCAACACTTGTGCAAAGAATGGGGAAGGGGAGGGTTTAGACAGCATGCCCAGAAAGGCAGCGGCCGGGCTCAGGACTCCAGAGGAGGGAACCACCACAGGTGCTCTGAGGGGCACACGAGTGGCAACTGTGCTCTGCCAACAGTGCCTGGAaccatgagggctccaccacTACCAAGTGCCACCAGTGCCACTAACACCTACTGAGCACTTGGGGGACAGCCACCGTGCAGCTGAGGGCTTCCTGGGCACCAGCTCATTCTAATTAAATCCTCAACAACTCAGACGGAGGGACTCAGCCCCATCTAAAGGGTGAGGAGACTGAAGCCAAGACAAAGAAGTGTGGGCCCGAACTCACGCAGCTGGGCCAGGGCCCCCTGGGAGCCATGGGCAGTCCCCTGGGTTCCCAGCTGGGCCTCGCTGGAGGACTGCTGCGTAGAGACAGAGAGCCCTACCTAACCAGCCAGCCCAAGGGTGTGGGCCCGAAGGGGTGCAAACACCACGGATGATTCCTGATGGAATGGGTGGAGGGGTGGAAAAGGACTAGAAATTCTCAGAGGGGTGGGAAGGACCAAGTGTCTGGACCAGGGGCCAGCATTTGAGACCCTGGACTCAGCCCTCCTGCTCTTCCTCTAGGCCTCCTGCAGTGCTGCGGCTCTACTTGGGGTGCGACTCTGTGCTGAGCCACACTGGGGATACTGGAGATGGAGTGGAGGCCCACACAGGCCCATTCCCTCCCAGGGAGGGGTCAGGAGGAATACAGACCAGACAGGGAGGACCCCAGAGTGGCCAGGGCCAGGGAAGGGAGCCCAGGGtgagtcagagaaggcttcctggaggagggggtgTCTGAGCTGAGtctaaaggaggaaagaaaggggagCCAGGCAAAGGGACCCGCTAATGGGAAGCCCGGGGCTCAGGGAAAGCTCCGAGGCCATCTCCCACAGGTGCCTCCTTCATAGGCACATGCCCCTGCCTCCACCACAACGCGTCCTTCGGCACATGACTATTTACAAGGCCGCTGCTGGCCACAAGCTCCTCCAGGCCAGGGCCTGTGTGTCTCCATATCCCTGCTGCCAGCACACACCGCAGCCCCTGAAGGCCCAGGCTGACTCAGAAGGGCTTCGATCAGGTCACACCCAGCCCAGGCTGTGCAGGGCGTGGAGGAAGGGCTCACCTTCACACGCTGCTTCTTGTGCTGCACGCTGTCCAGCTCATCGTCCTCGTCGCTGTCTTCGTCCTCGCAGTTCTGCAGGAAGGGGATCTGCCCCAGCACTGAGCCGCCCAAGCGCTCTTTGCCATCTTTGCCTGCCGCGTTCCTGCCAAAGACAGCAGAGCAGAGGAGGCATGAGTCCTGGCAGGTGTCAAAGCTCAGATAGGAAGGTGCCCTCCCAGGCTTGGTGGCCAGAGCCCAGACCCAGCTAACCCCCTAACCCCTGAGCAGCCTTGACTCTGGTCACACACAGAGCCCCAACCCCAGCCTCTGCCCAACAAATGCTCATTCCAACTGGAAGCCTCACCCAGACCGCAAACGGGGCCCAGCTCCTCAATGACCGTCGACCTGAGTTTCAGAGGGCCAGCCCCCAACCCTGGTCACAAATCTCCATCCTGTGCTGAGTCAGAAGGAAAGCTGGATGAGAAAGTGCCACTGACTCAGCAGTCCCCATTCCCACAGCCCAGTCAGACCACAAGGGCAGGTCAGGCAGGAGGCAAACACGCCCTGCAGGAAAGCGGAACCGGCCATTCTACAAATGCTAGGGGAGGCACCGAAAGCCAGCCAGCCTCGCGCAAGCAGGGGCGCCGGCGATCCCTGCTACCCAGGAGCCTGCACTATCCCCAGCAACAGATGGCACTCCTccttccacctcctggcttccaACTTCATGACAAGTTATAGCAGAGGAGGTACTGACCCAGCCTGACTGCGGGAGAAGGCAGGGTGCAATTCCAAGTGCAGATCGACGCAAACATCCCCCCTTTCTGCCATCAGGTTGATGCCCTGGAGGTCTTGTCAACTGCCAGTTACCAACGGGTGCAGAGGTCACTGCAGATGTACCCTCTCGCCTCACGGCTGCCATCACCAGAGCTCCACTCCATCCTCAGAACACTCGCTGCACTTGCAGCGGGACACAGGACTCCATTCTCACCGGCCTTCCTCCCACAACGACACTGACACGCGGAACAGGCTCAGCCTCTttctcagcttcctcctcctgttcctcccTCCAGCCTCTAAGTGGGAGAGCACCCGGGCAGTCCCCAGATCTCTTCTCTGCGTCATCTACACTCACTCCTGCAGGCACTGCAGACGGCCATGGCTTTCCAAAGAATGCCCATGTGCTTGTTCAACTAGAGCTATGTTTAGGGGCCAAATGCCCCCCAGCTCCAGACGAGCTCTGCTTCTCCACATGGGGGTAAACAGGCCCCTCACACTTCACACAACCTCGGCGGCCCCCAGAACTTCCACTCCCAGGCTTCCCCGTCTCAGGGGATGCTGCTCCAATGGCTCACACCAAACCCTGGAGTCGCTcgtttcttttcctctccccttAGCTGCAGTCCTTCAGTGTCGACTGCCTGAAAGCCTCTGGGGAAGCTGACACCTCTCGCCTCACCACCGCTAAAGTCCATCAGCTCTGTCCCAGACATCGAGCCATCTCCTAACTGGTCCGCCTGCCTCCTCTGTGACCCTCCCACACCTCTCCTCAGAGTGGATCAGGTACGTCAGATTATGTCACTCCGCTGCTCGAAAGCACTGGCTTCCCACAACCCTGAGTCAAACTCAGACTCTATCCCAGCCCAAGGCCCTGAATGGCTGACTCCTGAGACCACAACCTCCCCGCAGCCCACGCCTCACTGCCTGCGGCCATGCTGGCCTCGTGCTGCTTCTGTGCAGGCTGAGTCTCTCCTGCCTCTGGACCTCGGGGTTCACTGTGCCCTCTGCCTAGAACATTCTCCTCCCAGCCACTCGTGTGGCTTACCCTCCATTTAATGCCCACAGAGgccctccctgcccaccccccacAGAGGAGCACATACTGGCCCTCGTGGTCTCCATCGTGCTTAGCATCACCTACGTGGCCTCACTTGTTCTGCTTAACTGACAATTGCTGATGAGAGTGAACAAGCCAGAGATTCCTGAGGGTGGCGACCACGTGTGCTCCACTCCCTGCTGGCGAGGCACCCAGGGTGTGCCTTCGGTAAGCACCCCACTCGACCGAGAAGCGGGCAGGCCTGAGTATCAGGACGGGGGCAGGGCTGGAGATGAGGCCATGGCGAAGTGTGTGGAGGGAACCCAGGACAGAATCCGGGGGATCCCAGCAGTGAAGGGACTCAGGGTTTCAGAACAAGGGAGCCCACGGCATACTCCAGGAGGAGGGGCCACCAGGGCACCCAGCGCCATCAGCTGACACTCTGACCCTGGCCTTCACCAGCAGTCAGGAGGAACAGAGAGACACACCTGCCATGTCCAAGGGCTCACCTCTTTATCTGCTCCTCGATCTGTTTCACCAGCAGCGACTCCCCGCCACTGAGCCCCGCAGGGCCTGGTGGAGCCCTGGGGGCCCCTTCACTCGGCTCCACTGCCCCGTTGAGCTCCAGCGAGCGGCCCAGCAGGGAACGGACGCGCTTGGACCGCATGTCGAGGATGGTGTCTGTGTAGCCCACCTCTTCCAGGTACCTGCAGGGGTGCAGAGCCACGTGGGTCAGACATCCCCTGGGCTTCTTCATGTACCACAGGGGCCAATGCAAACCGAGACAACCTCGTAAGGGGCCACTTAAGAGCATACACCAAAATCTGACATAAGCACACCCTCGCTCCAGCAGTTCCCCGTCAAGGCTATTTCCAGTGGAAGcccttgtacacacacacaatgctatGTGTGAGGGTGCTCCCTGCACTGCTGTATGGGGAAGCCGAAGCACAGGGACCAGCCTCAGCACCCACCGACAGAGGCTGTGTCAGCAAATGACTCATAGCGCTGCGAGGCAGAAGATCAACAGGGCAGAGCCTTAAGGGAAGCTGGCCACGGTAAACAGCACAACGAAAACGCTAAGTTCTATGATCCACATGATGCCAATGTttgtagaaaaaaacaaaaaggcgtTAATGTGCATAAAGCTTACACCACACGCAAACACACGTTTGTATTATGTCCCCCAAGAGGCCTAGAAAGAGCCATAAAAAACATAACAGCAGTGACCTCTGGAGAATGGGATTAGGGGCGTAAGAGGAACTTTTGCAACTTACTCTACTTACTTCTACAAATGAGCACTTATTACTTCTGCAATTTAAAAACTGAAGCCAGCTGGGACTggactaaaagtaaaaaaagaagaaggaaaaaagaacaaaaatcaatttGGGGTATCTGTGGCTTCAAAATACAGCGACAACAGTCCCTTGCTACTCCTCAGGAGGCTTCCTGGCCAGGAGGCCTTTGCCGTTCCCTGTCCCTTCGCAGCTCTGACCCTGTCTCTTGAATGTTAGGCTGCACGCACCTGCATGTACGTCTCATCCTGTGCGCCTGTGTGTGTATGAGGCTCCTATCTCCCCACCAAAAGAGAGACAGGGAAGCACGGGGCTTTAAAGCTGGGCACTGGGGGCGGATTGCCCAAGATCCCACAAATTAACCATGCAACCTTGTGTAAACAGATCACCTCACCGCATGCCAGTTTTCTTATGAGGGGAACGCTAGCATTACACCACACAGAGATCTCAGCGAGGAGCCAACAGGTGGAAAAtgtttagcacagtgccaggcacgtAATAGGTACTTGGTAAGTGTAGCCTGTtagtattactattattgttttagGGTTATTGTTTGCACACACTTTAAGCTAGCAACCCCACTTCCAGATATCTAACTTGAGGAAATCAAGGATATGCACAAATACCTTCCTGATTTTTATCACATTGtctataatacaaaaaaattaaaagcaacctTGACAAAATACAAGGAACTGACCATGGAGAGTTATGGTTATCTATATGACAGACATTatatgttggttttttttttctccataggaCCAAAGGAAGGAAATTATGAGGTCTTCAAAGTGATGCAACATAACTAATTAATATAGAGAGATGTTCgtaactctttttttgttgttgttgagacagactcttgctctgtcgcccaggctggagtgcagtggcatgatctcggctcatgcaagctccgcctcccgggttcccgccattctcctgcctcagcctcccgagtagctgggactacaggcgcccgccaccaagcccggctaattttttgtatttttagtagagacggggttttgccgtgttagccaggatggtctcaatctcctgaccttgtgatctgcccgcctcggcctcccaaagtgctgggattacaggcgtgagctactgcacccggccgatGTTTGCAACTCTTTAACAGTGAAAACAAATCCcagcttttataaaatatataagctgggctgggcgcggtggctcacacctgtaatcccagcagtttgggaggccaaggcaggtggatcacttgagctcaggtgttcaagaccagcttggccaacatggtaaaacgctgtctttactaaaaatacaaaaattagccaggtgtggtggcacacacctgtaatcccagctacttgggaggctgaagcacgagaatcacttgaacccgggaggcagaggttgcagtgagccgagattatgccactgcactccactctgggtgaaagagcaagactctgtctcaaaacattaaaaaataaataaataaataagtaaatgaaatacataaactgagcagtgtggctcatgcctgttgtcccagctactcaggaggctgaggcaggagatcacttgagctcagatcAAGCCTGCTGTGGGCtctgactgcaccactgtactccagcctgggagacggagtgagtttatttatttattaagataaCAGAGGCAAAAATACACAGCCACGGAAGAAACTGAGACCATATATGGCAAAATGTTTATAGGGGTATGAAATTTCTTGGGTGGAGAAATTATGAGtgatttttctctctgctctcctatattttctaagttttctaaaatgcacaaatctcttcagcaattaaaaaaaaataatttgaggctgggcgcggtggctcacacctataatcccagcactttgggaggccaaggcaggcggatcacctgaggtcaggagttcaagaccagcatggccaacatggtgaaaccctgtctttactaaaaatacaaaattagctaggcatggtggtgcacgcctgtaatcccagctactagggaggctgaggcaggagaatcgcttgaacccgggaggcagaggttgcagtgagccgagatcgcaccactgcactccagcctgggcaacaagagcgaaactctgtctcaaataataataataatgataataatttggccaggcgcagtggctcatgcctgtaatcccagcactttgggaggccgaggcaggcggatcacttgagctcaggagtttgagaccagcctggccaacatgctgaaaccccatctctactaaaaaatacaaaaattagccgggtgtgatggcacctgcctgtaatcccagctactcagaaggctgaggcaggagaatcgtctgaggtggatggaggcagaggttgcagtgagctgagatcgtgccactgcactgcagcctgggcaacagagcagaaactgtctcaaaaaataataatagataataatAACATTAAGAATTTGCTGGTCCAAACATGGTGAGTTACTGTGATCATTCACAGTCGATTACAGACCTACTTACAGATCTGCCTTCTCCCCACTTCCCACTACTGTATTTGATtagtctttaaataaataattaacaaataaaaaataatttaatattaccCTTGGGAAATAAAAAGCCACGCTTCATAAATCTTCACAaggtatctaaaaaaaaaaaaagccacacaggGCTCCTATGGCcactgagacaaaaaaaaaaaaaagccacagaggCATTCAGGGACACATTCCAACGGGGGCGTCCCCATGTCTGCCTCCTGCAGCGggtttccctccctctccccaggccAGGCTCCGCCCACAGGGTGAAAGCCATTCCAGCCATGGCTGGCTAAGATCCTGATAGTTCAGCATCCCCAGTGGGGACGGAAAAGGACTGTGGAGTCTTTGGACTTATCTCTCAAGCCAAACGTGTCACGTGTCCCCAGCCCCCCTCCCCGAGCACACTCACTGTCGGAGAAGCTGCCGCCCCTCCTTCCACACCAACGGGCTGTTCTCCAGGGTGACCGATTCCACGGGGCCATTGGAGACTGGCGGGTGAGAGAACGGAGGCTGTCTTAAGTCAGGCCACTGCCACCTACCCATCACCTCCTCCATCTTCCTCACCCCTCCAACCCAAATCGGTCACTGTCGCAGGTCCTGTGGCATCACTTCCTGAGTGTTGGAAGCCTGCTCTCTTCCCTTACTCGGGGATCCCTCCTCCTTGAAGCGGTCCTCATCTCTAGGTCTCCTGACTGGTGGTTCCCCAAACTGGCCCCCGACAAGATAAGGGTGTTATCTCAAAACTCTGGGCGAGTTGTCATTTTCCTTCACAGAAAGCTGGCCTGGTTCTGAGAGAAGGGCCGACCGGGTTCAAGCCCGGCTCTGCCCcatcccagctgtgtgaccctgagttAGTGTAAGCAGTGTCAGTTTCGTCCTCTGAGAAATGAGCTTAATGATAACAGCATCTCCCTCTTGGGAGTGCTGAGAGGATGCAATGAGATAATTTGCTTAGTATTTTATTCAAGTCTTTCCTGGGCATCTAcgctgtgcctggccaggggCCTGGGCTACACGGGTAAACAAAGACCTGCCCTTGTGGAACTTCCGTTCTAGTGAGAGGAGCTGGCAGCAGGTAATGACCATCACTATCAGCTGAGCACACAAGGTCTTCTCAGCTTGCCTCGGCCAAGCTTCCCCCTCACCCAGCCCGCCCTCCCTCATCCTCTGCCCTACACCGTTTGCCCAGGCACACTGACCGACTCCCTGTCCCCTAACTCTTTCAGCGTGCGTCTCTGTATCTGTACTCTCTCCCCTGACTCTCCTGCTGGGGAACGGAGTCATCTTTCAAGGAGCTTAGACTCTAAGGGACCAGAGGGTAGGGACCATGTCTCCCGTGCTCTCTGCTGTATTCCTGATCTGTGATACAAAGCCTGTACCCTACAAATAAAGTCTTTTTTGGATGAACGATTGAACGGCAACCCTGTTCAAACGCCACCTCCTCGGTGATGTCTTCCCCGGCTTTCCCGCACCGTCCCCAGCACTCTATAAATAGCCCTGGCGCCCACTCCTCGCAAACGGATCCCGTGAGCTGCTCGTGTGTCTGCCTCTGTTGCACAGGGGGACCCAAGCAGGACTGGCCCCCAGGGTCCAGCACGGGACCTGGCAGCCCATAGGGAGGGCTCTGAGAGTGAGATTccgcccctccccagccccgggGCCGATTCTGCCTTCTAAGGAGCAAAGTGAGAAAGAGGCACCCCATCTTCCTGCTTCTCCAGAACACTCAGCTTCTGCAGGAGGGTGCCGACAGTGCGAGCATCAGAGGGTGGGTACCTTGTTCTGACACATCTGCTTTCTTCTCCCCCTGGTTCAGGTCTGTCCCAAACTTCAGTTTATGATATTTGGCCCTAAAAGAGCAAATGATTAATGAATAAGAGATGCGGGAGAGTAGACAGGGTCAGTAGTTACCTAAGGAATCCGGAATCCCA contains:
- the STRN4 gene encoding striatin-4 isoform X11 — protein: MLEYALKQERAKYHKLKFGTDLNQGEKKADVSEQVSNGPVESVTLENSPLVWKEGRQLLRQYLEEVGYTDTILDMRSKRVRSLLGRSLELNGAVEPSEGAPRAPPGPAGLSGGESLLVKQIEEQIKRNAAGKDGKERLGGSVLGQIPFLQNCEDEDSDEDDELDSVQHKKQRVKLPSKALVPEMEDEDEEDDSEDAINEFDFLGSGEDGEGAPDPRRCTVDGSPHELESRRVKLQGILADLRDVDGLPPKVTGPPPGTPQPRPHEDVFIMDTIGGGEVSLGDLADLTVTNDNDLSCDLSDSKDAFKKTWNPKFTLRSHYDGIRSLAFHHSQSALLTASEDGTLKLWNLQKAVTAKKNAALDVEPIHAFRAHRGPVLAVAMGSNSEYCYSGGADACIHSWKIPDLSMDPYDGYDPSVLSHVLEGHGDAVWGLAFSPTSQRLASCSADGTVRIWDPSSSSPACLCTFPTASEHGIPTSVAFTSTEPAHIVASFRSGDTVLYDMEVGSALLTLESRGSSGPTQINQVVSHPNQPLTITAHDDRGIRFLDNRTGKPVHSMVAHLDAVTCLAVDPNGAFLMSGSHDCSLRLWSLDNKTCVQEITAHRKKHEEAIHAVACHPSKALIASAGADALAKVFV